Within the Opitutaceae bacterium TAV5 genome, the region CCGATTCCGGCGCCCGCCAGAGTTGAAACCGCTAAATGACGCTAAAAACCGCTAAAGGAGAACCGGTTGATAATGGAATCAGGAGAGCGGGGCATCACCTCCCAAGTGCAGACATTGTCGGGTCGTCCTGTCTGACAATGTCTTTGTTGAGCGTCCGTTAGCGCCCTTTAGCGGTTCCCTCTGCTGCGGTTTCCGCTCACACGAACGGCGCTCCCGTGCCCTCGCCGACGACCGGCCGGACCGGCTCACCCGCCGCCGGCGCCGAGCGCGGTTTCGCAAACGCCACCGCCGCCACCGCCATCACCGCCGCGCACAGGCCGAGCGCCAGCCGCGGACCCCAGTGCGCTGCCGCCCACCCCGTCAGCAGCGCCCCGATCGGCGCCACCCCCTGCGCCATCACAAACAGCCCCATCACGCGGCTCCGCTTGTCGTCCGCCACGCGCGCCTGGATCAGCGTGTTGCTGCCCGCCATCACCAGCACCACCGCCGTCCCGCTGACAAAATAACCGACATACGCCACCCACACCGACGGACTCAGCGCGATCACCAGCGAACTCGCCGCCACCAGCACCGTGCCGCGCACGATCCACGGACGGAGCTGGTCCACCGTCGTGCGCGTCCCCAGGATGATCGCGCTCAGCAACGCCCCCGCGCCCACCGCCGAATAAAAATGCCCCAGCATGGCCGCATTGCCGTCAAAAACCCCGCCCGCAAACACCGACGCCAGCGTGCTCGCCCCGAACCCCGCCAGCGCGTTGACCGCCACCAGCAGGAGCGGCCTCCGCAGCCCGCCTTCCGCCCGCACGTAGGCCAGGCCCGCCCCGAAGTCTTCCCACGCCCGCGTCACCCGCTCGCGCGGCGGCCGCGGCTGCACGCGCATCATCCACAGACTCAGGATCACCGGCAGGTAACTCACGGCATCGATCGCGTAACACACGCCCGCGCTCCAGCGGTTGATGAGCACGCCCGCGATCGCCGGCCCGAGCAACCGCGCGATGTTGAACATCGAGGAATTGAGCGCGATGGCATTGGGCAGATCCTCGCGCCGGTCCACCATCTCCGCCACGAAGGACTGCCGCGTCGGAAACTCGAACGCATTGATGAATCCCTGCACCAGCGAAAGCCCCACCAGCACCGTGATCGTCATGTTCCCGGTCAGCGTCACGGTCGCCAGCGACGCCGATTGCACCAGCGAACACATCTGCAACCCGATCAGCAGCCGGCGCCGGTCCAGCCGGTCGCCCGTCACCCCCGTGAACGGCGCCAGCACCAGCAGGGGAATCTGCGTGGCAAACCCCACCAGCCCCACGTGAAACGGACTCGCCGCCAGCTTGTACGCCAGCCACATGGAGGCTGTCGTTGTCATCCAGTTGCCCATCAGCGAGATCGCCTGGCCGGAGAAGAACAGCCGGTAGTTGCGGGAACGGAACGAGCGCAGGAGCGAAACGGTTTTCACGGGAAAAGAAACCGCCCATCATCAACCCGTCCCGACGACACCGTCCATACCCGAAAACGGTGACCGGGGCCCGACGGCCCGGGCTTCCCGCACTTCGCGCTTGCCTCGGCCTCCCCTGATCCGTGTGATCGACCCTTTCCTGCCCGCTTCCGGGCCGGGAAACCAGTCACACACAACCACAACACTCCATCACCCGATCGCAAGGCGGCCCACTGGCCGACCTGTGTGTCAGGAAGATACATAGATCAACATCATGAACGTCACTGCCAAAGACCTGCTCGACGCCGGCGTCCACTTCGGTCACCAGACCAAGCGCTGGAACCCGCGCTCCAAGCCCTACGTGTTCGACCACCGCCAGGGCATCACCATCATCGACCTCGGCAAGACCCACGAACTGCTCAGGAAAGCCTACACCTTCATCGAGGACACCGTCGCCAACGGCGGCAACGTGCTCTTTGTCGGCACCAAGAAGCAGGCCCAGGAAATCCTCCGCGAGGCCGCCACCTCCACCAGCATGCCCTACTGCGTCGACCGCTGGCTCGGCGGCACGCTCACCAACTTCGCGACCGTCAAGAAATCGATCGCCAAGTTCAAGAAATTCCAGGCCCTCGAGACCTCCGGCGACATCAACAAGCTCTCCGCCAAGGAAGGCGCCGCCATCAAGCGCGAGATGGTCCGCATGAACAAGAACTTCGCCGGCATCGTCGACATGCCCGAGCTTCCCTCGGCCATGTTCGTCGTCGACGCCAATCATGAAGACATCGCCGTCGCCGAAGCCGCCCGCTGCGGCATCCCCTGCGTCGGCCTGGTCGACACCAACTCCGACCCGACCAAACTCTCCCACCCGATTCCCGGCAACGACGACGCGGTGAAATCCATCCGCATCATCGTCGACACCATCGTCGAGGCCGTGCAGAGCGGACTTTCCCAGCGTGACAGCCGTCGCGCCGCCCGTGGCGCCGCCGACCTCAAGGCCGCCAGCGCCGCCGTGGCCGCCGCCGCCGGCATCACCGAAGAACCCGCCGCCGTGGCCGTGGTCGAAATCGAGGATGAAGTCGTCGCCGACATCATCGGTGAAGACGGCGAAGTCATCAAGCCCGCCAAGAAGAAGGCCGCTCCGGTCCGCAAGAAAATCGCCGCCCCCAAGGACGACGAGTAAGCCGCCCTCCAGCCAATCCCTCCCTCCGGAAAGGAACCCGTTTAACAATGAGTACCGCTACAACAACGACAGCAATTACCGCCCAGATGGTGAACAGCCTGCGCGAACAGACCGGCGCCGGCATGATGGACTGCAAGAAGGCCCTGGTCGAAACCAACGGCAACGTCGAGGAAGCCATCACCATCCTCCGCAAGAAAGGCAATGCCTCCGCCGCCAAGCGCGCCGACCGCGCCACCAAGGAAGGCCGGGTCGAAAGCTACATCCACCTCGGTGGCAAGGTAGGCGTCCTCGTCGAGGTCAACTGCGAGACCGATTTTGTGGCCCGCAACGAAGAGTTCGGCGCGTTCGTGAAGGACATCTGCCTCCACATCGCCGCCGCCAGCCCGATCTGCGTGTCGCGCGACGAGGTGCCCGAAGAGAACATCGCCAAGGAGCGCGAGATCGCCACTGCGCAGGTCGCCGGCAAGCCGCCCGCGGCGATCCAGAAGATCGTCGAAGGCAAGCTCGACAAGTACTTCTCGACCGTCGCCCTGCTCGACCAGCCTTTCGTCAAGCAGCCCGAAAAGACGGTGAAGGAAATCCTCACCGAGCAGATTGCGAAGACCGGCGAGAACATCCAGATCCGCCGTTTCGCCCGCTTCCAGCTCGGCGCCTGACCGGCACGGTCCGGCGAACCGTTTCGCTTCATTCCAAAAACCGTCCCGGGCACTCCGGGACGGTTTTTTATGCCCGCATCGGGAGGATCGCCATTACGGATCGTATGCGTTCCGGATTCAAACCGGGAGGGCCACAAAAAACACAAAATTCCTTTCTGTCCGACGAGAATCTCTCGCGCGCTTATAAGCGCGATGGGGGATTTCATGCGCGGTGTGTTTTTTCGTGTTTTTCGTGGCCATTCTTCCTCCTTCGGTTGCGGCTCAGCCACCCCAAGGCCTTTGTGTAAAAATCCGAAGGCTTTGGGGCTTTGGTATGGCCCCCCGCCACTCACCTTCAGCCGCGCTTCAGGGCGCGCTCGAAGGCCGCCAGGGTTTCCGGGCTCACGTGGTGCTCGATGCCTTCGGCGTCGCGTTGCGCCGCGGCTTCCGGCACGCCCTGAAGACGCAGAAATTCCACCACGATCTCGTGCCGCCGCCTCGCGTCACTGGCGGTCTTGCTGCCAAGCTCCGTCAGGAAAATCGAACGATACGGCAGTGACGTCACGTAGCCCAGACGCTGCAACCGCGCGATCGTCCGGTTCACGGTCACATGCGTCACCCCGAACTTGCGCGCCAGATCGGTGACGCGGGCCTCGCCCATGGTGGCGATCAGCTCGGCAATGGCTTCCACATAATCTTCGGCCGTTTCGCGCGCATGCGCTTCCCGCGTGCTGCGCAGCCCCTCCGCCTGCGTCAGCTTTTCCTTGCGCGACGCCGCCGCTCCGGCGCGAGCGGAGGGTTTGCGCGCGACATTCTTCCGCGTAGCGGCGGTCGATCGGGTGGCTCCGGATGTCATGCCGGCACTTCACACCAAAACGCGCCTCATGTCCAAGACAAACAGGATGTAGCGCTTGCTACGGATGTAAATCAAAGTGGCTCAGACAGAGCGGCGGCGTCCCCGCCGCCGGACGCGCGCCAGCGCGCCTGTCTGGTATGATGGCGGGACTGTCATCCCGTCCGGCGGCGGGGACGCCGCCGCTCCTGTTTTTGCAACAACGCGAGATTTGTTTTGACGGCCACAAATAAATGCTTCGGCTATTAATTGTAGCTTATGCTAAATCTATTCCCACGAGCTACTCGTCAGCCGCCCGGACACCCGGATCGGCAATCCGCAAAACGAAGAACCGTTTCCTTCATGCAAAAAAAGAACACCACATCCACCAACGCCCGGCCGTATCGTAAAAAGAGCGCGGCCGGTTTCCGCTGCGCGCTTCCGGTGGCGGGGCTCTCCATCGTTCTGGCCGCCCCGCCATTGCGGGCCGGAGACGACACCCCGCCCGACAAGTCGGCCTGCACGCTCTTCAATCCCACGCCGAAGGAGTGGATGCGCGCACTCTCCACTGACCGGCCCGACCAGACCGAAAGCCCGTACACGGTCGATGCCGGCCACGTCCAGATCGAGCTCGATTTCGTCAACTACACGTACGACAGCGACGGCGGCATTCGCACCCGGGAGTACAGAGTGGCTCCGCTCAACCTCAAGGTCGGCCTGCTCAACCACGTCGATCTCCAGCTGATGGTCGATCCTTACATCCGCTCGCAGGTCAAGGATCGCAACGCCGGCACCAGAACCACGGTTTCGGGATCCGGCGACCTCACGACCCGCCTCAAGATCAACTTGTGGGGCAACGACGGCGGCGCGACGGCCCTCGGCATCATGCCCTTCGTCAAGTGGCCCCTGTCGTCCAATGACATTCGCAACGGCAAGACCGAGGGCGGCGTGATCGTCCCCTTCGCCGCCGGGCTTCCCGCCGACTGGAGCATGGGAGCCATGACGGAGGTGGATTTCGTCAGCGACGGCGACGGCGGTTACGACACCGAATGGGTCAACTCCATCACCTTCAGCCACGACATCACCGGAAAACTCGGCGGCTACATCGAGTTCGTGGCCGTGACCGGCAGCGCGCCCGGCTTCAGATGGCAGGGCCAGGTGGACATCGGGTTCACCTGGGCTCTCGGTGAAAACAGCCAGCTCGATTTCGGCTGCAACTTCGGCGTCACCGACTCGGCGCCCGATTACCAACCCTTCGCCGGATTTTCCCGGCGCTTCTGACTCTCTTCCTCCATTCGTCATACATAAATGAATACCATACAATCCACCGCCGCCCTGCGCGGCCTTCCCTGCCGGGCGCGTCGGGCGCTCACGATCGCAACGCTTGTCCTCGGCGCTTTTGGCATCGGCTTCGCGGCCGATGCCAAGCCCAAACGCGTGGTCACCACGTTCACGATCATCCAGGACATGGCGCAGAATGTCGCCGGCACCGCCGCCATCGTCGAATCCATCACCAGGCCCGGCGCGGAAATTCACGAATACGAGCCCACACCGCTCGACATCGTCAAAGCCCAGTCCGCCGATCTCGTCCTCTGGAACGGCATGGGGCTGGAACGCTGGTTCGAGAAATTTTTCAGCAATGTCCGCAACGTTCCGAGTGTCGTCCTCACCGAAGGCATCGAGCCCCTGAGCATCAGCGAAGGCCCCTATAACGGGAAACCCAATCCCCATAGCTGGATGTCGCCCGCCAACGCCATCATCTACGTGGAGAACATCCGCAAGGCATTCGTGGCGCTCGATCCCGAAAACGCGGCCACCTATAACGCCAACGCCGCCGCCTACACCGAAAAGCTCAAGGCCATCGACGAGCCGATCCGCAAAAAACTCGAGGAAATCCCCGAGAGCCAGCGCTGGCTGGTGAGCAGCGAGGGCGCATTCTCGTACCTGGTCCGCAACTACGGCATGAAGGAGGTCTGGCTCTGGCCCGTGAATGCCGACGAGGAAGGCACCCCGCGACAGGTCCGCAAGGTCATCGACATCGTGCGCAAGAACAGGATTCCGGTCGTCTTCAGCGAAAGCACGATCAGCGACAAGCCGGCCCGCCAGGTGGCCAAGGAAACGAAGGCCCGCTACGGCGGCGTCCTCTACGTCGATTCGCTCACGACCGACGACGGGCCGGCTCCCACCTACCTCAAGCTGCTCGAATACAATGCCCAGACGATTGTGAACGGCTTTTTCGGAAAATGAGTTCCGCGGACGGAAAACAACAAAAGCCCGGCCGCGTGGGAAAAACCCGCCGCCGGGCCTTTGTCTTCAAACTATGAGAACGAATCCTTCAACTGCCGCCACCATCGACGTCTCCGTCGAGGACGTCACGGTCACCTACAACAACGGCAATGTCGCCGTCTTCGATGCGAGTTTCCGGCTGGCCGCGGGCACGATCTGCGCGCTCGTCGGCGTCAACGGCAGCGGCAAATCCACGCTCTTCAAGGCGATCATGGGCTTTCTCACGCCCGCCCGGGGCCGGGTGCGGATCGGCGGGGATCCTGTCGCCGCCGCGCAAAAGAAAAACCGGGTCGCCTATGTGCCGCAAGCCGAGGAAGTGGACTGGTCGTTTCCCGTCAGCGTGTGGGACGTCGTGCTCATGGGGCGCTACGGCTACATGAACTTCCTGCGCATCCCGCGGCCCGAAGACAAACGGCTGGCCGAGGAAAGCCTGCGCCGCGTGCAGATGTGGGATTTCCGCCATCGCCAGATCGGCGAACTCTCCGGAGGCCAGAAAAAGCGCGTCTTCCTCGCCCGCGCGCTGGCGCAACAAGGCCGTGTCATCCTCCTCGACGAACCGTTTACCGGCGTCGATGTGAAGACCGAGGCCGCCATCATCGACCTCCTGCGCGAACTCCGCGCCTCCGGCCACATCATCCTCGTCTCGACCCACAATCTCGGCTCCGTCCCCGAATTCTGCGACCAGGCCGTGATCATCAACCGCACCGTGCTCGCCTTCGGGCCGATCGCGGACGTTTTTACCGAAGCCAATCTCGCCAAGGCCTTCGGCGGTGTGCTCCGCCATTTCCGTTTCGACGAGTCCACGGTGCAAAAACATGACGGGCGCGCCGTCACCGTGCTCACCGACGACGAGCGCCCGCTCGTCTTCGGCAAGGGAGGCCACCTCGAATTCCCGCACCGTGCCGGCCATGAATCTCTCCTGGAAAAGCGCGCCCGCGAAGAGAGAGAGGCGGGGGGAAAATCATGAGTGAACACCTGCAATCCCTTCTCATCCCGTTTCAGTACGAGTACATGCTCAAGGCCATGTGGGTGAGCGCCCTGATCGGCGGCGTGTGCGCGCTGCTCTCGTGCTTCATCACGCTGAAAGGCTGGTCCCTCATGGGCGACGCGCTTTCGCATGCGATCGTGCCGGGCGTCACGCTGGCGTATCTGCTCGGCGCTCCGTTCGCGCCCGGCGCGTTTTTTTCCGGCCTGCTCGCGGCCCTCGGCATGGGCTTTGTGAAGACAAAGACACAGCTCCGGGAGGATGCCGTCATCGGCGTGGTGTTCACGGCGTTTTTCGCGCTCGGCGTGCTGCTCATTTCGATCTACCCGAGCGGCGTCAGCCTGCGCACGATCGTCTTCGGCAACATCCTCGGCATTTCCGACGCCGACGTGAAACAGGTGGCGATCATCTCGCTGGTCACCGTCGCCGTGCTCGGCCTGAAACGGAAGGACCTTGTTCTCTTCTGTTTCGACCCCGACCAGGCGCGCGCGCTCGGCCTCAACGTCCTCGCGCTGCACTTCACGCTGCTCACGCTGCTGGCCGCGACCGCCGTCGCCGCCCTGCAAACCGTGGGCGCGTGCCTCGTGGTGGCGACGCTCGTCACACCGGGAGCCACCGCGTATCTGCTCACGGATCGTTTCACCCGCATGCTCGCCATCGCCGGGAGCATCGGGGTCGCCACCGGCCTGACCGGCGCTTATGCCAGCTACTTCCTCGACGGCTCGACCGGCGGCTGCATTGTCGTGCTGCAGACGCTGATCTTCCTCGCCGCCCTCGTATTTGCCCGGAAACACGGGATGCTCGCGAGCCGCGCCCGGCGTCGCCGCGCGCTCGAAAGGAGGCCGGCATGAACTGGCTCAGCCCTTTCCACTACGACTTCATGCTGGCCGCCTTCGCGCTGAGCGTGCTCGTCGGCACGGTCTGCGCCGTTTTTTCCTGTTTCCTCGTGCTGAAAGGATGGTCGCTGATGGGCGACGCCATCTCGCACGCCGTGCTGCCCGGCATCGTGCTGGCTTACGTCGCGGGCGTGCCGCTGGCCATTGGCGCGTTTCTCTCCGGCCTGGCTTGCGCGATCGGCACGGGTTTCATCAAGAGCAACAGCCGCCTGAAGGAGGACACCGTGATGGGCGTGGTGTTCACCGGCCTGTTCGCGCTCGGTCTGGTGATTTTCACCAAGGTCGAGAGCGACCAGCACCTCAACCACATCCTGTTCGGCAGCCTGCTCGGCCTGCCGAAAGCGCAGGTGATCCAGACCGCGATCATCGGCGGCGCGACGCTGCTCGTGACGCTCGCGCTGCGCAAGGACCTGCTGCTTTTCTGCTTCGATCCCGGCCACGCCCGCAGCGTCGGCATCAATGTAACGGTTCTCAACTACGTGATGCTTTCGTTGCTGGCGTTGACCATCGTGGCCTCGCTTCAGGCGGTGGGCGTCATTCTCGTCGTCGCCATGCTGGTGACGCCGGGCTGCACGGGTTTTCTGCTCACGGACCGTTTCGGTCCGATGATGCTCGTCGCGGTCGGCACCTCGGTCGGGTCCAGCCTGGCCGGCGTGTATGTAAGTTTTTTCATCAACGGCTCGACCGGCTCCTGCATCGTGCTGGCACAGACGGCCGTGTTTGTGCTCGCGCTCGTCTTCGCGCCGAAACGCGGCCTGCTCGCCAACCGGCTTCTGCGCCGACGCCGGGCGATGAACCCGGCCCGGACGGGTTGACGGCAATGTTAGGGTGTGAGGGTCGATGACCATCACCCGCCGTACATTTTTACGGATTGCCTGCCTGGCGCTGCCGGGGTCGGGATTTGTCCCGGCCGCCTTGCTGGCCGCCGCGGGTGAGGCCACGCATGTCGTCCGCAAGGGCGACACGCTCTCCGCCATCGCCGCGCGCTACGGTGTGACCGTGGCTGCGCTCCGGCAGCGCAACCGCCTCACCGGCGATGTGATCAAGGTCGGCCAGAAACTCGTCATCCCGGCCGCATCCGGCTCACGCGGTGCGGCCGCGGCGGGGGCCTCCTCCGCCGTTGCCGCCCGCAGCGCGGCGCGCCCGCCTGCCGTGCTCGACGATGTCATTGCGGAAACCCGCAAGGTGCGCATCCGGAGCGGGCGCTGGAAGTACATCGTCGTCCACCACAGCGGCATCGAGCGCGGCAACGCGCTGTCCTATCACCGCGCCCACCTGCGCCGCGGCATGGAGCACGGGCTCGCGTACCATTTCGTCATCGGCAACGGGCGCGATTCACCTGACGGCAAGATCGAGATCGGCCCGCGCTGGCGCGGACAACTCGATGGCGGCCACGTCCGCAACCGCGTGTACAACCAGCACGGCATCGGCATCTGCCTGGTGGGCAATTTCCAGAACCGCCGGCCGGACAAAAAACAGCTCGATTCGCTCTTCGCCCTGGTGGACTGGCTCCGCGACGACGCTCCGCTCGGCGGCACGCCGTCCGTCACGGTTCACCGGTGGGTGGATATCAACCACACGGTGTGCCCGGGACGCTATTTTCCCTTCTCCACGCTGAAAAGCCGCTACGCGTAACCGGGAATGCCTTTTCCCGAACCGCCTCTCCATCACCGGCGGCGGATCACCGCCCAGCCGAGGAGCACGGCGCCGGCGAGAAGGGCGCAGGCGGCAGGCTCGGGAACGGCCGTAACCCGGATAGTGCCGGTGTCGGCAAAATCTCCGGTATCCCAGTACAGACCGGCCGAAAGGAGCGCCCGGTCAAAATCGAAACTCACATCGGCGACATCGTAGCTGCTCGCGGTAATGAGCCGGAACGAATCGCC harbors:
- a CDS encoding MFS transporter, with product MKTVSLLRSFRSRNYRLFFSGQAISLMGNWMTTTASMWLAYKLAASPFHVGLVGFATQIPLLVLAPFTGVTGDRLDRRRLLIGLQMCSLVQSASLATVTLTGNMTITVLVGLSLVQGFINAFEFPTRQSFVAEMVDRREDLPNAIALNSSMFNIARLLGPAIAGVLINRWSAGVCYAIDAVSYLPVILSLWMMRVQPRPPRERVTRAWEDFGAGLAYVRAEGGLRRPLLLVAVNALAGFGASTLASVFAGGVFDGNAAMLGHFYSAVGAGALLSAIILGTRTTVDQLRPWIVRGTVLVAASSLVIALSPSVWVAYVGYFVSGTAVVLVMAGSNTLIQARVADDKRSRVMGLFVMAQGVAPIGALLTGWAAAHWGPRLALGLCAAVMAVAAVAFAKPRSAPAAGEPVRPVVGEGTGAPFV
- a CDS encoding 30S ribosomal protein S2 — its product is MNVTAKDLLDAGVHFGHQTKRWNPRSKPYVFDHRQGITIIDLGKTHELLRKAYTFIEDTVANGGNVLFVGTKKQAQEILREAATSTSMPYCVDRWLGGTLTNFATVKKSIAKFKKFQALETSGDINKLSAKEGAAIKREMVRMNKNFAGIVDMPELPSAMFVVDANHEDIAVAEAARCGIPCVGLVDTNSDPTKLSHPIPGNDDAVKSIRIIVDTIVEAVQSGLSQRDSRRAARGAADLKAASAAVAAAAGITEEPAAVAVVEIEDEVVADIIGEDGEVIKPAKKKAAPVRKKIAAPKDDE
- the tsf gene encoding elongation factor Ts (EF-Ts; functions during elongation stage of protein translation; forms a dimer; associates with EF-Tu-GDP complex and promotes exchange of GDP to GTP resulting in regeneration of the active form of EF-Tu), yielding MTAQMVNSLREQTGAGMMDCKKALVETNGNVEEAITILRKKGNASAAKRADRATKEGRVESYIHLGGKVGVLVEVNCETDFVARNEEFGAFVKDICLHIAAASPICVSRDEVPEENIAKEREIATAQVAGKPPAAIQKIVEGKLDKYFSTVALLDQPFVKQPEKTVKEILTEQIAKTGENIQIRRFARFQLGA
- a CDS encoding Mn-dependent transcriptional regulator — encoded protein: MTSGATRSTAATRKNVARKPSARAGAAASRKEKLTQAEGLRSTREAHARETAEDYVEAIAELIATMGEARVTDLARKFGVTHVTVNRTIARLQRLGYVTSLPYRSIFLTELGSKTASDARRRHEIVVEFLRLQGVPEAAAQRDAEGIEHHVSPETLAAFERALKRG
- a CDS encoding periplasmic chelated iron-binding protein yfeA, which translates into the protein MNTIQSTAALRGLPCRARRALTIATLVLGAFGIGFAADAKPKRVVTTFTIIQDMAQNVAGTAAIVESITRPGAEIHEYEPTPLDIVKAQSADLVLWNGMGLERWFEKFFSNVRNVPSVVLTEGIEPLSISEGPYNGKPNPHSWMSPANAIIYVENIRKAFVALDPENAATYNANAAAYTEKLKAIDEPIRKKLEEIPESQRWLVSSEGAFSYLVRNYGMKEVWLWPVNADEEGTPRQVRKVIDIVRKNRIPVVFSESTISDKPARQVAKETKARYGGVLYVDSLTTDDGPAPTYLKLLEYNAQTIVNGFFGK
- a CDS encoding iron ABC transporter permease produces the protein MRTNPSTAATIDVSVEDVTVTYNNGNVAVFDASFRLAAGTICALVGVNGSGKSTLFKAIMGFLTPARGRVRIGGDPVAAAQKKNRVAYVPQAEEVDWSFPVSVWDVVLMGRYGYMNFLRIPRPEDKRLAEESLRRVQMWDFRHRQIGELSGGQKKRVFLARALAQQGRVILLDEPFTGVDVKTEAAIIDLLRELRASGHIILVSTHNLGSVPEFCDQAVIINRTVLAFGPIADVFTEANLAKAFGGVLRHFRFDESTVQKHDGRAVTVLTDDERPLVFGKGGHLEFPHRAGHESLLEKRAREEREAGGKS
- a CDS encoding membrane protein, whose protein sequence is MSEHLQSLLIPFQYEYMLKAMWVSALIGGVCALLSCFITLKGWSLMGDALSHAIVPGVTLAYLLGAPFAPGAFFSGLLAALGMGFVKTKTQLREDAVIGVVFTAFFALGVLLISIYPSGVSLRTIVFGNILGISDADVKQVAIISLVTVAVLGLKRKDLVLFCFDPDQARALGLNVLALHFTLLTLLAATAVAALQTVGACLVVATLVTPGATAYLLTDRFTRMLAIAGSIGVATGLTGAYASYFLDGSTGGCIVVLQTLIFLAALVFARKHGMLASRARRRRALERRPA
- a CDS encoding iron ABC transporter permease, which produces MNWLSPFHYDFMLAAFALSVLVGTVCAVFSCFLVLKGWSLMGDAISHAVLPGIVLAYVAGVPLAIGAFLSGLACAIGTGFIKSNSRLKEDTVMGVVFTGLFALGLVIFTKVESDQHLNHILFGSLLGLPKAQVIQTAIIGGATLLVTLALRKDLLLFCFDPGHARSVGINVTVLNYVMLSLLALTIVASLQAVGVILVVAMLVTPGCTGFLLTDRFGPMMLVAVGTSVGSSLAGVYVSFFINGSTGSCIVLAQTAVFVLALVFAPKRGLLANRLLRRRRAMNPARTG
- a CDS encoding peptidoglycan-binding protein, which translates into the protein MTITRRTFLRIACLALPGSGFVPAALLAAAGEATHVVRKGDTLSAIAARYGVTVAALRQRNRLTGDVIKVGQKLVIPAASGSRGAAAAGASSAVAARSAARPPAVLDDVIAETRKVRIRSGRWKYIVVHHSGIERGNALSYHRAHLRRGMEHGLAYHFVIGNGRDSPDGKIEIGPRWRGQLDGGHVRNRVYNQHGIGICLVGNFQNRRPDKKQLDSLFALVDWLRDDAPLGGTPSVTVHRWVDINHTVCPGRYFPFSTLKSRYA